One Sus scrofa isolate TJ Tabasco breed Duroc chromosome 1, Sscrofa11.1, whole genome shotgun sequence DNA segment encodes these proteins:
- the BCL2L10 gene encoding bcl-2-like protein 10 isoform X1, whose protein sequence is MADAFRERTARLLTDYLEYCAREPGTAARQPSSPEAAVLRCVAAQIREYNVRTLSVYRGFRWNRVELVAWMAQKLLASPRGPNWYRVASLLTFAGMLLERHPREACGRKKKEGNVSRDCRLLVALLCAQLSGQHRTWLLANGGWDGFCLFFQGSLQQTWTRHMVWVFVSYCTAVVLLYLWRKLLSYVLARCIPTLWVLLL, encoded by the exons ATGGCGGACGCGTTCAGGGAGCGCACAGCCCGGCTTCTGACCGACTACCTGGAGTACTGCGCCCGGGAGCCCGGCACCGCCGCGCGGCAGCCGTCCTCGCCCGAGGCCGCAGTGCTGCGTTGCGTGGCTGCCCAGATACGGGAGTACAACGTGCGCACCTTGTCTGTCTACCGCGGCTTCCGCTGGAACCGTGTCGAATTGGTGGCCTGGATGGCACAGAAACTACTCGCAAGCCCACGTGGCCCCAACTGGTACCGCGTGGCATCACTCTTGACCTTCGCAGGGATGCTGCTGGAAAGACATCCTCGGGAGGCCTGTGGGCGGAAGAAGAAGGAGGGCAACGTTAGCAGGGACTGCCGACTCCTGGTGGCTTTGCTGTGCGCTCAGCTCTCAGGGCAGCATCGCACCTGGCTATTGGCGAACGGCGGCTGG GATGGATTTTGTCTCTTCTTCCAAGGTTCATTGCAACAAACTTGGACAAGACACATGGTCTGGGTTTTTGTGTCATACTGTACAGCAGTGGTCTTACTCTACTTGTGGAGAAAATTATT